The Moorena producens PAL-8-15-08-1 genomic interval ACTTATAATCCGACAAATATAGGAAACGAAGTTATTGATATTTTTAAAAAAATTGAATCTAAACAGCTATGGTCTAATTACAATTACCAAGCCCGTATTTTTGTCAAGCAAATTAAAAATCTAAATTATAGAGACTTTAAGCAAAGTCTGAAAAAATATTTATTAATTTACGTACATAATCATAAATCCTTAGCCATCGTAAATACCAAAATTTCTCAAAAAATCGATCAACTCTACATTGACTATAACCAATCAACTATAACCCTCGACTTAATTCTGCGCACCTGCAGAAGATTAGTTGAGCTTTTTACGACTGAAGATAGCCAGGAACCATCTCCTCTATTTATTTTATTAACAACTCAAGAAGAACCACTCACTCTTGTTAGTATTTTACTCAAAATTGTTTTAATTTGTAAGTACGTAAAAGCTCATCTAGACGTTTGTATTGCTAAAATAATTCGCTATTACGAAAACTCTCCAGAGCAAGAGTGTAAGTGGTTTATAAAATTTTTAGAAATTTTCAATATTGTGATAGCAATTTACACTCAAAATATTCAATATAATATCATTAAAATCGAAGAAAATCAGCCAGATAATCCCAGGGTTATTTCTTCTGAGAGCTATCGAGTATTTCCCCAATTAAAAGGGACTGACCTGCGTGGTACTAATCTTAGTGGTGCCGATTTACGTAATACGAAATTAAGGGCTGCTGACCTGCGTGGTGCTAATCTTAGTGGTGCCAATTTAAGTCAGGCTGACTTAAGCCTTGCCAAACTCAGTGGCGCTAACTTAAGTGGTGCTAATCTTAGTGGAGTCAAGTTAATCACAGCTGACATGAATAGTGCTGATTTGAGTAGTACCAACCTAAGCGGTGCTGATTTACGTCGTACTAATTTACAGCAAGCAAATTTAATAAATGCCAGTTTGAACGAGAGTAATTTGCTTCATGCTGACTTACAAAATGCTGATTTGAACGATGCTAACCTCAGTGATGCTAGTCTCCAAAATGCCAAACTTAGTAGGGTCAACCTTAGTGGTGCTAACCTTAATAGGGCTGACTTACGTCATACTAAGCTCAATCATGCCAACTTCAGGGGTGCCAACTTGAAGCAAGCTAACCTAAACAAGGCTAACCTGTGTCAAGCCAACCTCTGTCAAGCCAAGCTAAACCATAGCAATCTCAATCACGTAAACTTAGATGGTGCTAACCTCACTCAGGCTCACCTGCGTGGTGCTTCTCTGAATTATGCCAGCTTAAGGAAGACTAACCTTAGCTATGCTCAATTAAGTCATGCTCAGTTGAGTTATGGAGACCTCAGTGGTAGTGAACTCAGTTATGCTCAACTGCGTCACGTCGATCTGACTAATGCTGACTTGAGTCAGACAAATATGATGGGTACTAACTTATTTGGTAGTAATCTTCATAAAGCCAATGTCCAAGGTGCTAAATTTTGGTACAACGCAGTTTTGCCCGATCAAATTAAACCTGAGCTAGAACAGCGAGGAGCTATATTTATTGTTAATGGTTAATTGTTAATTGTTAATTGTTAATTTACGAACCACTAAGAATGATTAAGTTTTCTAAGCATTCAGCTGAATGTTTAGAAATGAAAAGTATTCAGTCGGACACAATGCTACAGTGAAACTGTCTGATATTAATGAACCTGCTTTTGCGTTTGTGCTGCCATGAGTAATTCTGCTTCCGTTCTTGATGCAGTCGCTTATGGGGGAAACCCCCAAGACCGCGCTGCATCGCTAAACACCAGTAACTTTTGGGACTTTGATTTTACAGCCCCTCAACCGACCCAGGATACAGATTTGCTGAGGCAACTGAATTTCGTTCCAGGGTTAAAAGAGATGCTCATGGTGCGTCAGGTTCATGCTCTCGAACACGCTACTGTATGGGTTCTAAGTCAGCGCTATGGTGCTAGTGGTGCTGGTGCAAGCCGTATCACTCCTCCATCAGATAATAATTCTATAGGAGGACTATCAACTGACCAAGGATTTTATCTCTATGGTCAGGTAAATTTGGCTGACTTGAGACGAGCAGTACCCACTGCCCTAGAGCGACTGACTCGGGGAGAATGGGATATGGCTATCCACCCCCGGTGCGGCACGAATCTCTCAGTAGCAGTGTTTTTAGGTGCTGGACTGGGGTTGGCAGTTCATCTGTTACTGCCGCGAGGACCGATTGAACAACTCTTGGGTCTTGGCTTTGCAGCGGTAGCTGCTACTCAACTAACACCTGATTTGGGTAACTTAGCACAACGGTACTTAACTACTGCCATTCCTTTTAACCTGGCGATTGTAGACATTAGGGAAACATCTGATATCTGGGGACGTCCAGCCCATTTTGTCCAGATGCGATGGATTGACTAAGCTTGAATTGTTATTTGTCCTTGGTTAGATGAGTGCAAGAGAACCGACCGACTTATACCAATTCTTAAAAGTAGGACTAAGCATGCAGATGGTGAGATGGGGAGATGGGGAGATGGGGAGATGGGGAGATTTTGATTCATGGTAATTATCCGGAAATAACATAAGATCCAAGCTTTAGATGCAAGCTTGACCACGAAAAAAAATCCCAAATTCAGACGTTATATATCTTACATATAACGTCTGAACTTTGTTTATTTATCCTGGCTGCGAGAACATTAACTGGTTAGGCAAAGGGAAGCTTTTCCAGTAGGGCGTCAGCTGACTGCTGATAGCTGTTCGCGCAGCGGTGGCACAGGCTTCTAGCCTGTGAGGTGGCACAGGCTTTGGCCTTGGCCAAAAGGCCACGCGGGGCGCGTTTGGCCACGCTGTGCGAACGACGCGCTTGAGGTAGCCCATAAGCTTACGGCTAGTTAAACTCTAGCGACCCAGTTTTGAAAAGACTGAGCTCAGTTTCTGAGTCCATCCCAAGCTCTGGGATTGACTAGGTTCTTCAACTTCCGGTTCACCATCTGGTGAATTGCCAGGGGAAATATAGCCTGCAGGAACCACCAACAACGTAATCCCGTGTCGGCCCACCACGGTCACTTGGTCATCAGGCATAAGGGTAACTTGGGAATCATGATCACATAAGCGGGCGGGCCAGTATGTGGCTTTAAATTTGACTCGCCCAGGCTTGGTCGGGGTAATGGTACGTTCTACTTTGCCAACGCCTGGTTGTGGAAATAGGATGGAATCAGGAGCCTGTACTTTAATCATTTGTGTGTTCACCTCGTTTGACTGATTATGTTATTTTCTTCAGCCTGCTTGGTACAAAACGTTTTAACCAGGGAAAATCTGGCAACGTCGGCTGAATGTGAAATTTTTGTGCCTGAAATGGCCATTAACCCGTGCCTAAGATAGGGTTTCAGTCAAGAGAGCATCAGTATTCTCCATTGATATAGGTATTTTTAGCTTCAACAGAAAATTCCGATCTTCCTGAAAATTAGCCTTAAATTCGGCAACGGAAACGTTTATTGATTACAGATTAGATACACTTCCCGGCATTCAACGAATGACAAAATTAACCATTCTTCCTCAGGAGAGTAAACACTTCAGGATTAGGGAAGTTAGAGAATTATAAACATTTTGTTAAAATCCACATCCTTTAAAAGTTTGGTAAGTGCACTACTGTATTAAGGTACTGTCCCTAAAACCCTGGAATAGGACAAATGCGTTCACTGATACACCCTGAAACGATTGAATAACGCTTTCAACCTAAACATGACCTAGAGTGATTATTTAAGGCTCAACCTAGATACAAGACCGCAGACGCAACTGACAAGTTGTAGATACATTGAAGAATAAGTAGATGCACTATGTATTCTTATTCTACGTGTGTAGCTAGGAATCTGCCACCCTAGAGTAAAAGCTTTTCATACTACAACAGACAATTGCTACGATAGGCAACTTCCTCCTGGAAGAATACCAGATTTTATTTAAAAATGTAACTTATCTGTTGGCGGCGGGAAACAAGCTGAAAAATTTCTCATCCCCAAGTCTACTATAAGTTTACATCTTTGATAGTAAATTGGTATAACAATACACAATTGATCATTTTCCCCTGACATCAAAACTATTAAATTATGCAAACTGTTAGTTTAATTCATGCTGATTCCTATAATAGACAACTCTTACGAGCTTCCTTGGAAAGGCTGCTAGAACCTTTGGGAGGGATGAGTGCTTTTGTTAAGAAAGGTAATTCGGTTCTGCTTAAACCTAATTTACTTACTGCTGGTCGTCCTGGTAAAGAATGTATCACTCGCCCTGAAATTGTTTACTGCGTCGCTCAACTAGTCAAAGAAGCTGGGGGTAAACCCTTTTTCGGAGATAGCCCAGCCTTTGGGAGTGCTAGGGGTGTGGCTAAGGCAAACGGCTATCTGCCAATGATGGCAGAACTTGATATCCCTATTGTCGAATTCCACGGCAAGGGTTATGAAACTGCTAGCGAAACCTTTAATCATCTGCGTTTGTCTAAAGAGGCCATGAATGCCGATGTGGTGATTAACCTACCGAAGGTAAAATCCCACATGCAGTTGACCCTGACCATGGGGGTAAAGAATTTATTCGGCTGTGTTCCCGGAAAAATGAAAGCCTGGTGGCATATGGAAGCAGGTAAGGATGAGACTCGCTTTGGGGAAATGCTGGTGGAAACAGCACGGGCGATTAATCCGCAGTTGACTATCATTGATGGCATTATTGGTCAGGAAGGGAATGGTCCGATTGGTGGTGAACCCAGACATTTAGGGATCTTAGGAGCATCAGACGATGTCTTTGCTCTCGACCGCTCAATAGTGGAAATTCTAAATGTTGAACCAGACCTGGTTCCTACCCTGGCAGCTCAAAAACGCCTGGGGTTGTTGCCAGACTTAGCAGAGATTGACTTTCCTTACCAACGACCTCTAGAAATCCAAGTGAGGGATTGGAAACTACCTGATACTATGAAACCGATTGATTTTGGTATGCCTCGAGTAATTAAGTCTACGTTTAAGCATTTATATATCCGGCTTATCAAAGAACCAATTAATGCTTATGGTAAAAGCTAGACAGTTAGGGGTATTTGGTAAAATTTGCTACAACATAATCCTAGATTAATCAAGTAACCTAGAGTTACCCTCCGATTGCTTAACCATCCCGCCCTATTGCTAGCGGCGGTTTTTTATTGATTAGTAATCAGTCATTGGTGAATACCAGAAAACTTGTTACTGACCACAAAGCACTCATCACTAATTATTAATTACTAATCACTAATCACTAAGCTGGTGATTGGTGAATACCAGAAAACTTGTTACTGGCCACAAAGCACTAATTACTAATCACTAATTAATAAGCTGGGCATTGGTGAATACCAGAAGGCATAGTCCAACTTTGTATAATTAATTACTCTATAACTCCACTATTGGTCAAGTCCAGCAAACAGTGATAGAGTTATTCGTTACTTTTAAGAGACCGAAGGTGACATTGAAAAAGTCAAACAGGCTGATGCCTCTAGGTTTGAGGAAGTTGCGATTAGCCCGAAGGGCGTTGGCTAGCGAACGCAGCCATGTATACTTTGAGCACTCAGCTATCAACCATCAGCAGTCACCCTCGGACGTTATGGCGACTTGGGAAGATCCAGTGGGGGATTCCCCCTTTGGTTACAATAATGACTATCTCTCGTTTATCTAAATTGGTGAGGACTCTGGCTACCTCACCTTTAATTGTGAATACATTAGTACTTTCGAGCTCCATATGATCCCATTTGCTTTGAAGCAGTACCCATTAACATAGAAGTGTCAAAACTTGGTAAACTAACACCTTTGGACAGCCATGTCAGAGCTTGCACTCTCTAAAACTATAGAGTCAATGGCAGTGGCAGCGCCACCCACTCAGGCCGACCTTCCCTGTGACGATGATATACCAATGGAAACCGCACGGCACAAAGCCCAAATGGATCTGCTCATTTATACCCTATCGCCTTGGCTAGACAATAGGTCAGATGGCTATGTCGGTGGCAATATGTTTGTTTACTACAGCGTTGCCCAACTCAAAAATAAGGACTATAAAGGACCAGATTTCTTTGTTGCTCTAGATGTACCCAAGGGAGAGCGTCGAAGCTGGGTGATTTGGGAGGAGGAAAAGGCTCCTGACGTGATTATCGAACTTTTGTCGGCAAGCACTGTTGAGCGTGACAAAAACGAGAAAAAGCAGATTTATCAAAATCAGATGCGTGTGCCAGAGTATTTCTGGTTTGATCCTTTCAATCCAGATGATTGGGCTGGATTTCATCTCCACAATAGAGTTTACCAACCGATAGAACCTAATGAGCAAAACCAACTGGTATCTCAGGCATTAGGTTTGAGCTTGGTGCGTTGGCATGGTGATTATAACGGCATCGAGGCAACTTGGTTACGCTGGGCAAATTTGGATGGGGAGTTACTGCCCACTTCTGAGGAAAAAGCTGAGCAAGAACGACAAAGAGCTGATCAACAACAACAAAGAGCCGAGCAACAACAACAAAGAGCCGAGCAACAACAACAAAGAGCCGAGCAAGCGGAGTCTCAGTTGCAGCAGGTGGCGCAGAACTTGTTAGGGCAAGGGATGACGGTGGAGCAGGTGGCCAATCTAACCGGTCTGTCTCAATCTCAGGTGGCAGAATTTGGTAACTAAAAGGAGGGTTTGTCTGATTTTCTGTCCCCTTGGTTAGTGGACGCACGCCCTGTGCCCCTAAGGTGCTACTTTGATTGACCATTTGCGTCCAATTATATCCCCTTTGTGGGATTGGCCGTAGGCCAATCGCAAACCTTTATTTAGTACATTTGTACTAAATAAGAAAAAATAAAGAGAACATCTGATCAGTGTTGGCAATCGAGATATGCGATGCTAAGTATTCAGCTGCTATGGGAACACATTTACACTGATGTCTATTGTGTTGGAATCGATAACCAAGATCCAAATCAAAGCTGATAGCTGATAGCACCTCAAGTAGTGTGCCCGTAGCGCATTAGCTGACGGCTGAATGCTCAGCATCGTGAGACAATAGACCATTAGTTAAGAAAATGACTTCAGTGACACCTCAACCTGCCAAACATAAAAAAGCGAGAGCCTTAAAACCAAGTAGCCGACGCCCTGCCAAGGAACTGTGTAGCGAGTGCGGGCTTTGTGATACATACTATATCCATTATGTCAAGGAAGCTTGTGCATTCTTAAACCAGCAAATAGCTGACTTGGAAACAAAAGCCCATGGACGTAGCCGCAATCTAGATCATCCAGATGATTGGTACTTTGGTGTTAACCAAAAAATGATCACGGCTAAGAAGATTAACCCCATAGAAGGGGCGCAGTGGACAGGAATTGTCAGTACCATTGCCATGGAAATGCTCAAGCAGGGTAAAGTTGAAGGTGTAGTCTGTGTCCAAAACACTAAAGAAGACCGTTTTCAGCCGATGCCGATCATTGCTCGTACCCCAGAGGAGGTGTTAGCAGCACGGGTGAATAAGCCTACCTTGTCTCCTAACCTCTCTGTGTTAGAGCAAGTGGAACAATCAGGGATGAAGCGATTATTAGTAATTGGTGTTGGCTGCCAAATCCAAGCATTGCGATCAGTGCAAAACGAACTCGGTTTAGAAAAACTCTATGTTTTAGGTACGCCCTGTGTCGATAATGTCAACCGTGAGGGGTTGCAAAAATTTCTAGAAACCACCAGCCGTTCACCAGAAACAGTGGTACATTACGAGTTTATGCAGGATTTCCGGATTCACTTTAAACATGAGGATGGCTCGATTGAGAAAGTACCGTTCTTTGGCTTAAAGACTAATCAACTCAAAGATGTGTTTGCCTCCTCTTGCATGAGTTGTTTTGACTATGTAAACTCCCTAGCGGATTTAGTGGTAGGTTACATGGGAGCTCCCTTTGGTTGGCAGTGGATTCTGGTTCGTAATGACATTGGGCAAGAATTGTTGGATTTGGTGCAAGACCAGTTGGAAACTCAACCAGTCATGTCAAAAGGCGATCGCAAACAGGCAGTGCAACAGAGTATTCCTGCCTATGACAAGGGAGTTACGTTACCGATGTGGGCAGCAAAAATGATGGGAGTGGTGATTGAAAAAATAGGTCCGAAAGGATTGGAGTATGCTCGTTTTTCCATTGACTCCCACTTCACCCGCAACTATTTATATTTAAAGCGCAATCATCCAGAAAAGTTAGAGGCACATGTGCCAGAGTATGCCAAGCGGATTGTAGAACAGTACAAGTTGCCAGACTAAAAACTGAGGGATTGGTGGGGTTCGGTAGGGTGAGCGGAGCGATCGTTTGCCTTCCAACTCAGCTATTGTCGAGAGAAATTATAGGTAATGGGTAATGTGGGTAATGGCGATGCTGATTAGCTAGCGATCGCAAAGGCTTGAGCTGAAATAAAAACAATAGCACCACCAACTCAATCACTAATGATCAATGACCAAGCTGACGGCTAAATCCTTAGGAAAAGTCAGCAATTACTGTTCATTGGAGAGGAGATCAGGGAACTGTATAAATGTAGACCATTAGATTGGTCAGTATCATCACTTATACCAAATCCGAGTTAAATACCCCCTTTTTAATTCAGCCCGAAGAAGCTTGTACAGACATAGCATGCTACGTCTGTAAATTTCTATAGCCGCGACCTGAGGGTCGTCTGGGCGCTTAGGGAGGTTAGAGAAACAGATTTGGGATCACCCATACCCAGTTCCTGAAATCTACCAGCCTGTCATGCTGTTTAACTCCCCAGAATTTATCTTTCTGTTTTTACCCCTGACTCTGTTGTTCTTTTTCCTGCTGGGAAGAAAGGGCTATTATCAAGGAGCAATAGCTTTTTTGGTAGCTGCCTCCTTGTTATTCTATGCTTGGTGGAATCCACCCTACTTAGCATTGCTAATTTTTTCCATCTTCTTTAATTATACCGTTGGCTCTGCTCTTTCTAAACGATTAATATTATCCATTAGCCCCAAATTACTTCTCGTTTTAGGGATTGCCGTAAATTTGGCTCTCATTGGTTATTTTAAATATGCTAACTTCTTCGTAGATAATGTCAGCGTTTTCCTAGGGAAAACGTTTACTATCAATCAGATTATTTTACCCCTAGCAATCTCCTTTTTTACATTCCAGCAAATTGCCTATCTAGTAGATGCATACCGAGGCGAAACCAAAGACTATAGCTTTTCATAATATTGCCTGTTTGTCACCTTTTTTCCGCAATTAATTGCCGGATCAATTGTCCATCACAAAGAGGTAATGCCTCAGTTTGCCAATAAATCGATTTATCGGTTTAACCCTGAATATCTGGCGGTGGGGGTAACTATTTTCTCCATAGGGTTAATCAAAAAAGTCTTGATTGCTGACACAGCTGCTCTTTATGCTACTCCAGTCATTAATGCTGGTGCTTCAGGAGAATTACTCACCTTTTATGATGCTTGGAGTGGTGCGTTATTTTACACGTTCCAACTTTACTTCGATTTTTCCGGCTACTCTGAGATGGCTATCGGTGCAGCACGGATGTTTGGTATTAAGCTACCACTGAACTTTAACTCTCCTTACAAAGCAGTAAACATCAGTGACTTTTGGCGTAGATGGCATATTACCCTTTCTAACTTTCTGCGGGATTATCTCTATATTCCTCTCGGTGGTAATCGCAAAGGCGAATTACGACGCAATCTCAATTTAATAATTACCATGGTGCTAGGTGGTCTTTGGCATGGTGCTGGGTGGACTTTCGTCTTGTGGGGAGGGTTACACGGAGTTTATTTATGTATCAATCATCAATGGCGATCTTTTCGTAAATTCCTAGGACATGATTTGAAAAAGAGTAACTGGTTGAGTAGCACTCTTAGTTGTTTTATTACTTTTATTGCTGTCGTATTCGGATGGGTTTTATTTCGTGCAGATAATCTTGATAGTGCAAGTGTAATCTTACAAACAATGCTCGGTGTAAATGGGATATCTTTGTCAGAATCAGTTGTGGAATCACAAAAAAAATTACTGATAATTTTGTTCCTATTTATCTGGCTAATACCCAATTCTCAACAATGGATGGAACAGTATAAGCCAGCCTTGAATATACCTGTAGTAAAAACTTATTCAAGTTGGCGCAGTCAACTGTGGAAAAAGTTGCAGTGGCAATTTAATCAACCCTTTGGGCTTATTCTGGGAATAGTTTTATTTATTGTTATAAAAATTATTTTAACAGCACCTGACAGTGAATTTTTGTACTTTAATTTTTAACAATATGGCTTACATAAGATATTTAAAATCAATCTTTTCTGGATTGTTAATTAGCTGTTTAATTTTCCTGTTGGCTGTTTTATTCCAAATTGGTGCTCCAACAGAGAGTTCTCGCTGGACTGACGAGATATACACTATCAAGTCCAATATTGCTAACTCTATAGAAACCCCTAAATTAGTTATAGTTGCTGGCTCAAATGCTTTATTTGGCATTAGCTGTAGTCAGATAAATAAAGAGACATTCGTAAGTTGTCTTAATGGAGCTACATATGCTGGACTTGGTATTGATTACATCTTGACTCGTGCTCGTTCCTGGCTCAAGCCTGGAGATTTAGTTCTTCTCCCTCTGGAATATGAGCATTATACAGATGATGGTAAACCTACTGCTGCATTGATTGACTATCTGTTGGCTCGGGATCCGAAATATTTACTATCACTGAATTTAATTAATCAATTTCGTTTCATCAGTGGAATCCCCTTGAAGCGTGTGCAAGAGCGATGCAGCGCGGTCTTGGGGAGCCAGTGCGGTCTTGGGGGTTCCCCCGGAGACGAAACCTTAGATAGTGGAGCCTTTATAGTTAGCAGGTTATGCAGAAAAGGGTTAAATATTTGTTAAGAAGGCGACCCTATCTTACGGTAACTTGGCCGTAGGCCACGCTTGGCCTACGGCCACGCCAAAGGCGAACGCGAACAAACCATGAGCAACTGGCGTGGTTTCCCCCATGAGCGACTGCATCAAGACAGGGAATCGTAGTTAAATTTAAAACCCCTCAGCCCTGGAATTCTTATTATCAGTCTGAAAATATTAATGAGTATGGAGATGAAACAGGTAATCGAAAAGCTGATATAACCCAAAAAGAAATCCAAGCTATTGACAAAATAAATGACAACAATAATATAGGTAAATCTATAACGTCAAGTCATGGAATAAACAGCATCATTAAATTTATAAATTGGTGCGAAAGCCATAATATTAAGGTGATAGCTACTTGGCCGAATACAATCTGGTTTGATGTTTATCAAGAACCTATAAAGCAAGAGTTTTTTAAAAGTATAGAACATTTTTATCAACGTCTGGGGGTTACTATTATTGGTAAAGCAGAAGATTTTATGTACGATAAATCTATGTTTTATGATACGAGTTATCACCTTCATGATTTAGGGGTAAATCACAGAACTCAACAGCTTATAGATTTAATAAAACCCTATTTGCCATGAAGCTCAACTAAGCCAAAATGCTCCCGTAGTATAATATCTGTAGAGTTCAGAATTCAGAATTACGAATTGAGTTGGAAAATTCCTACACTCTGAACTCTGAATTCTGAATTAAGATCCCATTAATGAATCTTTTGAGTCTGCTTGTGATGCCCCTATTTCTCCAAGCAATTGAGAGAGTTGAGTCGTTTCTGATTTAGGAATAATCACCGACTCTATACTCTCCCCATCATCCAGTCGTTTAGCCACTTCCAGAATTGTATCTGCGATCACTACCGGAATCCTTACTGCTTTAGTTTGACCCAGATTCCACTTCGGCTTCCGACCACTATTTTCTCGATAACCACCACGGGGCATAACTTTACCTCACCTCTGAATCTGAAATAGTACGTTTTCCTTATATTCTACAATCTTCGGTTACTTAAATAGCTAGAGCTTGTAAAACTTAACTAGTTACTGATTTTTAGACAAAACCTGCTAATTGTAATTTTTTTTGTCTATTTCGTCTGGGGGGGCGACAAGCGCCCCGTAACCCTTGATATATATTAAATTGAGCGAATTATGGTAAAAAAAGATAGGTCAGAAATTGTCAAGACGACCTATCAATTCAAAATGCTACCAGAATTATATCAAAAACATTTAAAAAATCTCCTTTCCGAATCTCAATTATTGTTTTTTTACCTTGTAGTAATCATTGTACAAGATATCAAGGATGTTAAACTCGAAAAAATTGCTGAATCTTTACCTTTGCCTATTAAATGTAACTCAAGGCGTAAAAAGTTACAGAGATTTTTTTCATTACCAATATTTCAAATAAAAAAAATGTGGTTTCCACTTGTTAGAGAATGGCTCACTCAAAAATTTGATAAACACAAAAAAATCTATTTAGCCATCGATAGGACTAATTGGAATAACAAAAATTTATTGGTGGTTAGTATAATTTATAAAAACCGAGCAATCCCAATTTATTTTGAACTTCTTTCAAAACTTGGTTCAAGTAATTTTTTAGAGCAAAAACAAATACTATCAACTATTATAGGGCTATTTGATAGCTATCATGTTGTTATTTTGGGAGACCGAGAGTTTTGTTCAGTTAAATTGGCTGAATGGCTAGACAAACAAGGGTTTAAGTTTTGTTTAAGACTTAAAAAAAATGAGCAAATTGAATTAAAAAATCAGGGGTGGATTTCCCTGAAAAACTCGGGATTAAAACCAGGAATTTCGTTATTTTTTGAAAAGGTTAAAGTCACAAAAACTAAACAAGTATCAGGATTTAGTATTGCCTGTAAATGGAAGAAAAGTTATCGAAAGTCAGTAAGCCAAGAAGGTTGGTTTATCCTAACAAATATGAGCGAATTGTCTGAGGCAATATCAGCTTATAAAAAACGTTTTGATATTGAGGAAATGTTCCGAGATTATAAAAGCGGTGGATATAATATGGAAGGCAGTAATGTTGTCGGTAAACGCTTTATATCTTTACTTATTATAATCTCTTTTGCTTACTTTATTGCCACAATTAAAGGAGAAATAATTAATAAAAAAGGAGTTCAGGACTATGTAGCGAGAGTCAAAGAATATGGGCGATTAACTAAAAGACATAGCAGTTTTTATATTGGAATGTATGCTCAAAAATGGATTCATTTTATGGATAAATGTTGGGAATTAGTTTATGCTTTGATGCGTTTAAGTCGTCATAAGCTCGATAATTATTTACGAGGTATGAGAGCTATGAAGCTTATACAGTCTACTTTTTAGCTCTCATGTCGCCCCCCCAGCTATTTCGTACTTTTTATGATAAAATAAACTAGGAAATTATACCAAATGAGATATCCTAAGCGGAAACTCACAAAATTTATGAAGTAGGTTTACCTGATATCTTGGAGCATTGTTAGTAGGCGTAGTCTAGAAAAAAAATTGAGTCCACTTTGGTAAACT includes:
- a CDS encoding DUF6391 domain-containing protein — its product is MSNSASVLDAVAYGGNPQDRAASLNTSNFWDFDFTAPQPTQDTDLLRQLNFVPGLKEMLMVRQVHALEHATVWVLSQRYGASGAGASRITPPSDNNSIGGLSTDQGFYLYGQVNLADLRRAVPTALERLTRGEWDMAIHPRCGTNLSVAVFLGAGLGLAVHLLLPRGPIEQLLGLGFAAVAATQLTPDLGNLAQRYLTTAIPFNLAIVDIRETSDIWGRPAHFVQMRWID
- a CDS encoding pentapeptide repeat-containing protein yields the protein MVESISTNNNNHPNHTPKQDDINKEDITEPELPKQESIQRYQEVIYEFFLKGVKENYPETVFRDFKQLFISCEMTANLEVNKALLEIILHNDYQVFAKTFKRSCYIVINNWYSQRNLNYITKLIKSIDNSKTKPKTSFSKLVNRQINWLVIFIKSDEYNQLKLFNEINSNSKRGYWSSRYASYLLVPQYLDHKNPIEQRKIAIDIAKQLTEKFTFDLARYTVHYNSPVLKPEDTYNPTNIGNEVIDIFKKIESKQLWSNYNYQARIFVKQIKNLNYRDFKQSLKKYLLIYVHNHKSLAIVNTKISQKIDQLYIDYNQSTITLDLILRTCRRLVELFTTEDSQEPSPLFILLTTQEEPLTLVSILLKIVLICKYVKAHLDVCIAKIIRYYENSPEQECKWFIKFLEIFNIVIAIYTQNIQYNIIKIEENQPDNPRVISSESYRVFPQLKGTDLRGTNLSGADLRNTKLRAADLRGANLSGANLSQADLSLAKLSGANLSGANLSGVKLITADMNSADLSSTNLSGADLRRTNLQQANLINASLNESNLLHADLQNADLNDANLSDASLQNAKLSRVNLSGANLNRADLRHTKLNHANFRGANLKQANLNKANLCQANLCQAKLNHSNLNHVNLDGANLTQAHLRGASLNYASLRKTNLSYAQLSHAQLSYGDLSGSELSYAQLRHVDLTNADLSQTNMMGTNLFGSNLHKANVQGAKFWYNAVLPDQIKPELEQRGAIFIVNG
- a CDS encoding DUF362 domain-containing protein, yielding MQTVSLIHADSYNRQLLRASLERLLEPLGGMSAFVKKGNSVLLKPNLLTAGRPGKECITRPEIVYCVAQLVKEAGGKPFFGDSPAFGSARGVAKANGYLPMMAELDIPIVEFHGKGYETASETFNHLRLSKEAMNADVVINLPKVKSHMQLTLTMGVKNLFGCVPGKMKAWWHMEAGKDETRFGEMLVETARAINPQLTIIDGIIGQEGNGPIGGEPRHLGILGASDDVFALDRSIVEILNVEPDLVPTLAAQKRLGLLPDLAEIDFPYQRPLEIQVRDWKLPDTMKPIDFGMPRVIKSTFKHLYIRLIKEPINAYGKS
- a CDS encoding NfeD family protein yields the protein MIKVQAPDSILFPQPGVGKVERTITPTKPGRVKFKATYWPARLCDHDSQVTLMPDDQVTVVGRHGITLLVVPAGYISPGNSPDGEPEVEEPSQSQSLGWTQKLSSVFSKLGR
- a CDS encoding Uma2 family endonuclease, encoding MSELALSKTIESMAVAAPPTQADLPCDDDIPMETARHKAQMDLLIYTLSPWLDNRSDGYVGGNMFVYYSVAQLKNKDYKGPDFFVALDVPKGERRSWVIWEEEKAPDVIIELLSASTVERDKNEKKQIYQNQMRVPEYFWFDPFNPDDWAGFHLHNRVYQPIEPNEQNQLVSQALGLSLVRWHGDYNGIEATWLRWANLDGELLPTSEEKAEQERQRADQQQQRAEQQQQRAEQQQQRAEQAESQLQQVAQNLLGQGMTVEQVANLTGLSQSQVAEFGN
- a CDS encoding Coenzyme F420 hydrogenase/dehydrogenase, beta subunit C-terminal domain, whose protein sequence is MTSVTPQPAKHKKARALKPSSRRPAKELCSECGLCDTYYIHYVKEACAFLNQQIADLETKAHGRSRNLDHPDDWYFGVNQKMITAKKINPIEGAQWTGIVSTIAMEMLKQGKVEGVVCVQNTKEDRFQPMPIIARTPEEVLAARVNKPTLSPNLSVLEQVEQSGMKRLLVIGVGCQIQALRSVQNELGLEKLYVLGTPCVDNVNREGLQKFLETTSRSPETVVHYEFMQDFRIHFKHEDGSIEKVPFFGLKTNQLKDVFASSCMSCFDYVNSLADLVVGYMGAPFGWQWILVRNDIGQELLDLVQDQLETQPVMSKGDRKQAVQQSIPAYDKGVTLPMWAAKMMGVVIEKIGPKGLEYARFSIDSHFTRNYLYLKRNHPEKLEAHVPEYAKRIVEQYKLPD